The following coding sequences lie in one Sorghum bicolor cultivar BTx623 chromosome 6, Sorghum_bicolor_NCBIv3, whole genome shotgun sequence genomic window:
- the LOC8071096 gene encoding uncharacterized protein LOC8071096, whose amino-acid sequence MQRQLSISSMPKLLPEEGGLGDDDDDVEAKPEKAPAPRLSGKERSVHLIPLIVVLCFLLLFLCSHDPSPSDISSFGKKDGSVKARLL is encoded by the exons ATGCAGAGGCAGCTGAGCATCTCTTCGATGCCCAAGCTCCTGCCGGAGGAAGGCGGcctcggcgacgacgacgacgacgtcgaggCGAAGCCCGAGAAGGCGCCGGCCCCGCGGCTGTCGGGGAAGGAGCGGTCCGTGCACCTCATACCGCTCATCGTCGTGCTGTGCTTCCTCCTGCTCTTCCTCTGCTCCCACGACCCCTCTCCTTCTG ATATCTCGAGTTTTGGGAAGAAGGATGGGAGCGTGAAGGCAAGGTTGCTCTGA
- the LOC8063905 gene encoding binding partner of ACD11 1 yields the protein MAASTLSTVKVSNVSLKAAQRDIKEFFSFSGDIVHVEMQSGDELSQVAYITFKDNQGAETAMLLTGATIVYMAVIVTPANDYELPASVLAALEPKDTKPSALQKAEDIVGTMLAKGFILGRDALDKAKALDEKHQLTSTATARVSSFDKRIGLSEKISVGTSVVNDKVKEMDQKYQVSEKTKSALAAAEQSVSTAGSAIMKNRYVLTGAAWVTGAFSKVTSAANDVGAKAKEKIAVEQEHKNAEAGPAQANISEFPAAPRELDSEFTKIHVAETPEEIPVSTVTVPAVTEEELSEASPPADVPTKPEAAQGLVL from the exons ATGGCG GCAAGCACGCTTAGTACTGTGAAGGTGAGCAATGTATCACTGAAAGCAGCACAGCGTGATATAAAGGAATTCTTTTCCTTTTCTGGTGACATTGTGCATGTTGAAATGCAGAG TGGCGATGAGCTTTCTCAAGTTGCCTACATTACTTTTAAAGACAATCAAGGAGCTGAGACTGCAATGCTTCTCACG GGGGCCACAATAGTTTATATGGCTGTAATCGTGACGCCAGCCAATGATTATGAGCTACCGGCTTCTGTTTTAGCTGCTCTTGAG CCCAAAGACACAAAACCTTCTGCCCTTCAAAAGGCTGAAGACATTGTTGGGACCATGCTGGCAAAGGGATTTATCCTTGGTAGGGATGCACTGGACAAAGCAAAAGCTTTGGATGAGAAGCATCAGCTCACGTCGACTGCCACAGCCAGAGTATCTTCCTTTGACAAGAGAATTGGTCTAAGTGAGAAGATCAGTGTTGGTACTTCAGTTGTAAATGACAAAGTGAAGGAAATGGATCAGAAGTACCAAGTCTCTGAGAAGACAAAGTCAGCACTGGCAGCTGCTGAACAGAGTGTCTCGACTGCCGGATCTGCTATCATGAAGAACAGGTATGTCCTCACCGGAGCAGCATGGGTAACTGGTGCTTTCAGCAAGGTCACCAGTGCAGCCAACGATGTTGGTGCAAAGGCAAAGGAGAAAATAGCAGTCGAGCAGGAGCACAAGAATGCTGAGGCCGGGCCTGCACAAGCAAACATCTCAGAGTTCCCTGCAGCACCCAGGGAATTGGACAGCGAATTCACGAAGATACATGTTGCTGAAACCCCTGAAGAAATTCCCGTCTCTACGGTGACTGTCCCTGCTGTTACAGAGGAGGAGCTCAGCGAGGCCTCTCCACCAGCTGATGTTCCTACAAAGCCAGAAGCTGCACAGGGTTTGGTACTATAA
- the LOC8071097 gene encoding uncharacterized protein LOC8071097 yields the protein MAKNEAPPTIEVKLFVDKEKKKVLFAESDKEFVDVLFGFLTMPLGTVVRLLDKQSQMGCLDEVYKSVEDLSADYFEIKACKAMLLKPLNAASGHCCRLKINVDDTKPRAAVYVCKDTSCCARDDFAFSSVPDTVCRCGKVMESVGDRPPDNGAKTEAAGSDYGVFVKGCQKFITTDDLQVAPASTSLMLSLCKKFGVQDPNDLDKTTLQLTSDKITSLLRRSLTSKQPLTGLHFDVPISPDDAPLVWVDWSLWNEQVNEVDDKVVKIKVLQTKTNSAVLYAEVGHDFVDLVFGLLSVPLGSVAKAFCQPLPNGCIDNLYRSIDGCAEGCMRAECKNLLLTPELPPFFGCGASQILQVNQIAPRKIKIDFCFTCFKIGGFSGYSRCHQKGRIIRWDGYDPEYGYINCQKYTKTAEVSELDPKSPEGKSDHHSAYVKQEPQNFMVTDCLRVSPLSLDSCLRVVSDAKVEMKELVEKEVTLTKFQVREIQRAALMSRDALSSVLVPLRRRRI from the exons ATGGCTAAGAATGAAGCGCCGCCGACCATTGAAGTGAAGCTGTTCGTGgacaaggagaagaagaaggtgcTCTTTGCGGAGTCCGACAAGGAGTTCGTCGACGTGCTCTTCGGTTTCCTCACCATGCCTCTCGGCACCGTCGTGCGCCTGCTGGATAAGCAGTCTCAGATGGGGTGCCTCGACGAGGTGTACAAGAGCGTGGAGGATCTCAGCGCCGACTACTTCGAAATCAAGGCCTGCAAGGCGATGCTTCTGAAACCGCTCAACGCGGCTTCCGGTCACTGCTGTCGGCTCAAGATCAACGTCGACGACACAAAGCCTAGGGCGGCAGTGTATGTCTGCAAAGACACGAGCTGTTGCGCTCGTGACGATTTCGCGTTTAGCTCGGTCCCTGACACCGTCTGCAGATGCGGCAAAGTGATGGAGTCTGTTGGGGATAGGCCGCCGGACAACGGTGCCAAAACTGAGGCTGCTGGTTCTGATTATGGAGTTTTTGTCAAGGGATGCCAGAAGTTTATCACCACCGATGATCTTCAGGTAGCGCCAGCATCCACGTCTCTCATGCTTTCGCTCTGCAAGAAATTCGGAGTTCAGGATCCAAACGATCTTGATAAGACGACTCTCCAGCTCACTTCTGATAAG ATAACTAGTTTGCTCAGGAGATCACTCACATCCAAGCAACCTTTAACTGGGCTCCATTTCGACGTTCCTATCTCACCTGACGATGCACCCCTTGTTTGGGTCGATTGGAGCCTGTGGAATGAACAAGTGAATGAGGTAGACGACAAGGTTGTGAAGATAAAGGTTCTTCAGACGAAGACAAACTCCGCTGTACTGTACGCTGAAGTTGGCCATGATTTCGTTGATCTCGTTTTTGGATTGTTGAGTGTTCCACTTGGATCTGTAGCTAAGGCGTTTTGCCAGCCGCTACCAAATGGTTGCATCGATAACCTTTACAGGAGCATAGATGGTTGCGCTGAAGGATGCATGAGAGCAGAATGCAAGaacctgctactaaccccagaGTTGCCACCCTTCTTTGGTTGCGGCGCTAGCCAGATCCTACAGGTGAATCAAATAGCTCCCAGGAAGATAAAGATCGATTTTTGCTTCACATGCTTCAAGATTGGTGGTTTTTCTGGCTATAGTCGTTGTCACCAAAAAGGAAGAATAATACGTTGGGATGGCTATGATCCAGAATATGGATACATCAATTGTCAAAAATATACCAAAACTGCAGAGGTAAGTGAGTTAGATCCAAAGTCGCCTGAGGGGAAAAGTGACCACCACTCTGCATATGTGAAGCAGGAGCCTCAGAACTTCATGGTGACTGATTGCCTCCGTGTAAGTCCTCTCTCTTTGGATAGCTGCCTACGAGTAGTCAGCGATGCCAAGGTTGAGATGAAGGAGCTTGTGGAGAAGGAAGTCACTCTGACAAAGTTCCAG GTTAGGGAGATACAGAGAGCTGCTCTGATGAGTCGCGACGCTCTCAGCTCTGTGCTCGTGCCTCtccgaagaagaagaatctga
- the LOC8071098 gene encoding uncharacterized protein LOC8071098, with the protein MAKNEAPTIGVKLFVDKERRKVLFAESDKEFVDVLFGFLTMPLGTVVRLLDKQSQMGCLDEVYKSVEDLSADYFQTKACKGMLLKPLNAASSHCCRLKVNVDGTVPRVIYVCKDTSCSFHSDNAFSSFPDTVCKCGKVMESFGQCPKYDGDSETVPACSEDGVFVKGCLKFIVTDDLQVAPASTSLMMSLFEKFGVRDPAVLEQQVLQLSSEKITSLLKRSLTSKQPLTEHYFDVLVSHDDASLDTLAGNLYPKQEDDGEESLGNLKIMVLQMKDNSALLYAEVDGDFVDCLFGLLSIPLGSAIKSFGQCSTKGCLDNLYRSIDGSAKEFIRQDCQSLLLAPVLAPFFGCGASRILQVDELAPRELSINACFACFKIGGFSDFVRCHGSTYNHTYRRYDPSCPNKVKSVKLCEASPKQQNGGSEKGEAYVNGEQTKFVVTDDLHILPLSLASTVQIVSEAKIQTSNLVEKEITLTKSQVMGLQRAVLLSRNTLSSVLLPPKKIKKLNHLRY; encoded by the exons ATGGCTAAGAATGAAGCGCCGACCATTGGCGTGAAACTGTTCGTGGACAAGGAGAGGAGGAAGGTGCTCTTCGCAGAGTCCGACAAGGAGTTCGTCGACGTGCTCTTCGGCTTTCTCACCATGCCTCTCGGCACCGTCGTTCGCCTGCTGGACAAGCAGTCTCAGATGGGGTGTCTCGACGAGGTGTACAAGAGCGTGGAGGATCTCAGCGCCGACTACTTCCAGACCAAGGCCTGCAAGGGGATGCTTCTGAAACCGCTCAACGCGGCTTCCAGCCACTGCTGCCGTCTCAAGGTTAACGTGGATGGCACCGTTCCAAGGGTGATTTACGTCTGCAAAGACACATCCTGCAGCTTCCACAGCGACAACGCATTCAGTTCGTTCCCTGACACTGTCTGCAAGTGCGGAAAGGTCATGGAGTCCTTTGGGCAGTGCCCAAAATACGATGGTGACTCCGAAACTGTTCCTGCTTGTTCAGAGGATGGAGTTTTTGTCAAAGGTTGCTTGAAGTTCATCGTCACCGATGATCTCCAGGTTGCCCCAGCGTCGACCTCTCTTATGATGTCTCTCTTCGAGAAATTTGGTGTGCGCGATCCAGCTGTTCTTGAGCAGCAGGTTCTACAGTTGAGTTCAGAAAAG ATAACAAGCTTGCTGAAGCGATCGTTGACATCCAAGCAACCTCTGACGGAGCACTATTTCGATGTTCTGGTCTCACACGATGATGCAAGCCTAGACACACTTGCTGGCAACCTgtatcctaaacaagaagatgaTGGCGAGGAAAGTCTTGGAAACCTGAAGATCATGGTTCTTCAGATGAAAGACAACTCTGCTCTGTTGTATGCTGAAGTTGATGGCGATTTCGTGGATTGTCTCTTTGGCTTGTTAAGCATTCCACTGGGATCGGCAATAAAATCATTTGGTCAGTGCTCAACAAAAGGGTGCCTCGATAATCTTTACAGGAGCATAGATGGGAGTGCTAAAGAATTCATCAGACAAGATTGCCAGAGCCTCCTACTTGCCCCAGTGTTGGCACCCTTCTTTGGTTGTGGCGCTTCTAGGATCCTTCAGGTTGACGAATTAGCTCCAAGAGAACTGTCGATCAATGCCTGCTTTGCGTGCTTCAAGATCGGAGGGTTTTCAGATTTTGTCCGTTGTCATGGGAGCACTTACAACCATACTTACCGACGGTATGATCCTAGTTGCCCAAATAAGGTGAAGTCCGTCAAACTTTGTGAGGCGAGTCCAAAACAACAAAATGGCGGAAGCGAAAAAGGAGAAGCATACGTGAACGGGGAGCAGACCAAATTCGTAGTCACTGATGACCTGCATATTCTTCCATTATCCTTAGCATCCACTGTGCAGATTGTTAGTGAGGCCAAAATTCAGACGTCGAATCTCGTGGAGAAAGAAATCACACTGACAAAGTCCCAG GTTATGGGGCTACAAAGGGCTGTGCTGCTGAGTCGCAACACACTCAGCTCCGTGCTTCTGCCTCCTAAGAAGATTAAGAAGCTGAACCATCTCAGATATTAG